The DNA segment TGTTGAGCCATATTCATAATGAGATCGAAATCAAAGTTATCCACTTTCCTCTGGAGGTCTTTTCTCAGAGCCAAATGTTCTACAGGAATTTCCACGATCAACTGAGTAATCTTGTCTCGATCCAGTTCAGAGGCGGCATCGGACAGGTAGAGCCACCACTTTGGTGGCATGACTGTTAAAGCTGACTTGGTAAGTTGCTCTATTGGTGTTGCTTCTGGCTCACTAATTACTAGTGTTTCATAAATATATTTAACCCCCAAAAATTGACCGATTTTGTCGAATATTTCATGTTCTAGGAAAGGTTTACGGACAAAATCATCACAGCCGACCGCTCTAATGCTCGGAATCTCTTCAATCAAGGCACTAGCGGTGAGGGCAATGATAATGGTGGCGTGTCCCTGCAAATGAGATTTAATTTGCTGTGTCGCTTCAAAGCCATTCATGACTGGCATTCGCATATCCATCCAAATTAGATGTGGTTCCCAGGATGACCACAGAGCTAGAGCTTCTTGTCCATTTGCTGCTTCTTGCACTTCAAAACCGATGGGTCTCAGCAGTTTCACTATGACTTGACGATTTTCCCAGCGATCGTCAACCACTAAAATCCGATAACGTGGTTGATCGGGAACTAAACCAACTACTCGTCGAGTTTTTTGGTGGCGGGGAATATGGGCTAAATCGCTCAATTCTAGGGGGATCTGAAATTCAAAGCTTGCCCCTTGACCGAGTTGGCTACTTACTTTCAAGTCTCCACCCATTAGCTGGACAAATTTGCGACTAATTGCCAGCCCTAAACCTGTTCCTTGTTCGGACTGACGACCGATTTCTGTTTGGACAAATGGTTCAAATAAAGACTCTAAATCTTGGGGAGCAATACCAGGTCCAGTATCTTCGACGATGAATTTTAAATAGGTTTTTTCTGGACTATCTACAGACGCGATATATTGGGTCTGTACGCGCAACCAAATGTGACCTTTTTGAGTGAATTTGATGGCGTTACCCAATAAATTTAGTAAAACTTGGCGGAGTTTTTTTTCGTCAGTTTTAATATATCGAGGTAAGTCTTCGGCGCGATCGATGATGAGACTTAGACCTTTGAGGTTGGCTCTTAGGATCAACATCTCTTCAATCGTCTCTAAAACGGCGTAGAGATCGAAGTCATTTTGGTTGAGGGCAATCCGACCTGCTTCAATTTTCGACATATCGAGAACATCGTTAATCAAAGATAGTAGATGTTCTCCACTGCGAGTAATAATGCCCAGATTTTCTTGCTGCTCTGGCTTTAGCTCGCGATCGCGGTTCATGACTTGGGCAAAGCCCAGAATAGCGTTCAACGGGGTGCGTAATTCATGGCTCATATTCGCTAAGAATTCGCTTTTGGCACGGTTAGCGGCAATCGCTGAGGATTTAGCGGTTTCTGCCTCTTTCGTGGCTTCTGCTAGCTGTACAGTCCGCTCTGACACCCGCTTTTCTAGTAAATCTACCCAATCTCTGAGTTGTTGAGCCATCCCGTTGAAGGCTTGAGACAAACTATTCAGTTCTCGAATGCTTTTGACCTCAACCTTCTGGTTCAAATCTCCACCAGCGATCGCCTGACTGGCGTTACTCAAATGCTCAATAGGACTAGTAATCCAACGGGAAGTCAGCATTCCCAGCAGTGTCGTTGTCATTAAAGCCGCAAAACACAGCAAGATTGTGGTTCGAGTATTGGCATTAATTTCGCCCATAAAGTCCGATTCAGGGATAGTGACTATCACCACCCAATCCAAACCATAGCGATCGCGCCAAGGTAATACCTGCACAAACTGCCGTTGATCGTCCCAGAAAAACTCTAACTGTTTTTCCGATGTAATCGCCTGAAAACTCCCAAATTTCTCCTTGAGATGTTCGGCAGTCATCCTAATCTGAGGATCGGGGCTGTTCAGAGCGCTCAACCGTTGAGTTTTGCCATTGACGATATTGTAGGTTTCCCGAACACTAGAATTGCCAACTAACATACCATCTCGTTCGATAATAAATACCCTACCCTGGGGGCTAATTTGTAACTGACGCAGAAAATTACTAATCTCGCTGAGCAGCAAATCTGTACTAAAAACCCCTATAAGTTGACGCTTTTTGTCATAGATAGGATAAGCCACAGTGGCAGCGACATAACCCGTAAACCCTTCTGCGGTATAGATTTTACTCCAAACGGGTTTTCTAGCTTTCACGCCATCTTGATACCACTGGTCTTGACGTGCATCGTATTTAGTCGCATCCAAGAGCTTCGTCCGATTTCCTTGAGCATCAGTTGCATAAGCATAGTCTTTGCCATCTACTAGAGAATGTTGCACCACAGTGACTCCTTGTCCTGGAAGCCACCTACCAGCACCACCACCTGCCCCAGTATTTAAATAATAACCAATAAAGTTAATATTTGGGTAAATGTGAGCTTGTTTCCAGAAAAAACGTTCCGCTTGGCGAAAATTATGAATATCGATCAAGCCTGTTTGTAAGGCATCAACTCCCAGCGCTCCAATTTGAGGGGGAAGACCTAGATATGAGTCAAGATGTTGATCGACGCGATCGCTGACTTCGTTACTCAAGTGTTCTACTAGGCGATTGACTGCTTTCTGACCATTTCTAAAAGAAAGGTATCCCACCAGTCCAACTGCCAGAAAAACTTGCATCACAAAGGGTACAATCAGGAAAAATCTTAACGGAAATTTGGCGAGATATTGACCATAATTAGTTTTTGGGGTCATTTTTAAAGACTCCGAGTTAAGATTGAGGTCGAATACTTGGCTAGCAGCGTCGTCAAACCATTTTCATAAAACAGTCTAGGTTGAAAATTGACTTGGTTAAACTAGTTTTAAAGTGCCCAATTCAGGAGAATAATTAACTTAATAGTTAAAATACAGTCATAAAAAACGTAGGAATTAAAAGGTGATGACATTGTTGGTGGTTAGGTATTAGATATTTCGGCGTTGCTGAATCAAGATATGAACTAGTGTATGAAGTCAGAAGTCAGAAGTCAGAAGTCAAAATAGTGAGAGATCGGGGGCAAAATAAAACCCAATCAACAATCAACAATCAACAATCAACAGTTCATACTTCAAATCAGCAATGCCGATATTTCTTCTGAATTCTGTACAGACGCGCCACTTCGTGTACGCGTAAAGCGCTTATATTTATTGCGTCTCTTTTAATCAGGAGTTGGTTGTGAGTAACTTTTGTGTTCATAGATGGTTTGAAGCCCAAGTGGTGCAAACACCAAACGCGATCGCCCTCATCTTCGGAAATCAACAGTTTACCTATCAACAATTAAACCAGCGAGTTAATTGTCTAGCTCATTATCTGCGTCGTTTGGGTGTCCAACCAGAGACATTGGTGGGTTTGTGTTTAGAGCGATCGCTCGATATGATGGTGGGATTATTAGCCATTCTCAAAGCTGGTGGGGCATATGTACCCCTAGATCCATCTTACCCCCAAGAACGGATTGCTCTGATGCTGGAGGATGCTCAAGTCTCCATCTTGCTAACTCAACAATGCCACAGTTTAGATTGTGAGGCTAAAGTTGTCTGTTTAGATACAGATTGGTTCCAAATTTCGCAAGAAAGCTCTGAAAATCCTGATAATATAGTCGAACTCCATCATCTAGCCTACGTTATTTATACCTCCGGTTCTACAGGCAAGCCCAAGGGGGTGATGATTGAACACCGATCGCTGATGAATTTTGTCCGAGGTGGGAGCGAAGCATATGGTATAGTAGCGGGCGATCGCGTGCTTCAGTTTGCTTCGATTAGCTTTGATACGGCAATTGAAGAAATTTTCTTGACTTTAGTTAAAGGTGCGACTCTGGTACTGCGTACCCCAGAAATGTTGCGCTCAATTCGGTTCTTTCTGCAAACTTGCGCGGATTTAAATCTGACTGTATTAGATTTACCTACTGCCTTTTGGCATAAGCTGTGCATGGAATTACCCAGCGTACAGCTACCTCCATCCTTACGTTTAGTCATTATTGGGGGCGAACGAGCGATTCCCCGTTGGCTAGAAGCTTGGAAAAAGTTTGTTAATCCGCAAATCAGACTGATTAATACCTATGGCCCAACCGAATCAACTGTTGTCGCTACCTATTGCGATTTAGCTGGTTCTGAAGCGATTATGACAGAAGGCGATCGCCTAGTCCCCATTGGAAAACCGCTACCTAATATTCAAACCTATGTCCTCGATGTAGCTGGAGAATCTGTTTACCCTGAGATGACAGGTGAGTTGTATCTCGGCGGAGTTAGTCTAGCACGGGGTTACTTAAACCATCCCGAACTCACCGAAACTCACTTTTTATGGAAAACGATTGATGGAAAAGACAAAATTAGGTTATATCAAACCGGAGACTTAGTTCGCTACCGCCAGGATGGAAATTTAGAATTTCTGCATCGAGTTGATAATCAAGAAAAGATTCGCGGGTTTCGGATCGAACTGGGGGAAATTGAAAGTTTTTTAGAGGAAAATCTAGCTGTTAATGAAGCCGTTGTAGTGGTTCGGGAAGATGTTCCAGGGGACAAGCGTTTAGTAGCTTATGTATCTTACAACTTACAGGGGGCAGATGGAGTTGAGTCGAGCCGCGATCGCCTAGAAGCTGAGCAAATCAATCAATGGCAATTCATCCACAATAAAGATGAGTTTAATCTAAGTAAAGACAACTGGAGCAGAACCTTCAATATCAGTGGCTGGATGAGCAGCTATACGGGCGAATTAATCCCCGATATTGAAATGCAAGAATGGGTAGATCGCACTGTAGACCGAATTTTAGCGCTCAAACCTCACAAGGTTCTAGAAATTGGCTGCGGAACTGGTTTGATTCTGTTTCGAGTTGCACCCCACTGTACCAGCTATGTCGGCACAGATTTTTCAGAAACGTCACTCCAGTATATCGAACAGCAACTGCATCATGAATCCATTAACCTGCCCCAAGTTACCCTAAAACAGCATAAAGCTGATGAATTACAGGAAATTGAACCCCAATCTTTTGATACCGTCATCATCAATTCAGTAATTCAGTATTTTCCCAGTATTGACTACTTGATTACCGTCATCGAACAAGCCGCCAACACGATTCAACCAGGCGGTTTTATATTTATTGGAGATATCCGAAATTATTCATTGTTAGAAGCATTTGCGACATCTGTAGAACTATTCCCAGCCACCAATGACTCATCTACAGAAGAACTCTGGGGAAATATCCAAAAACGATTACTTCAAGAAGAAGAACTCACCATCGATCCAGCTTTCTTCCACGCTTTACAGCAACGCTTACCCCAAATCAGCGCAGTACAGGTACTTGTCAAACGTGGCGAGTTTGCCAACGAACTAACTCAATTTCGATACGATGTAGTTTTGGAAATTGCTTCTGTCATATCTGTAG comes from the Merismopedia glauca CCAP 1448/3 genome and includes:
- a CDS encoding hybrid sensor histidine kinase/response regulator, whose amino-acid sequence is MTPKTNYGQYLAKFPLRFFLIVPFVMQVFLAVGLVGYLSFRNGQKAVNRLVEHLSNEVSDRVDQHLDSYLGLPPQIGALGVDALQTGLIDIHNFRQAERFFWKQAHIYPNINFIGYYLNTGAGGGAGRWLPGQGVTVVQHSLVDGKDYAYATDAQGNRTKLLDATKYDARQDQWYQDGVKARKPVWSKIYTAEGFTGYVAATVAYPIYDKKRQLIGVFSTDLLLSEISNFLRQLQISPQGRVFIIERDGMLVGNSSVRETYNIVNGKTQRLSALNSPDPQIRMTAEHLKEKFGSFQAITSEKQLEFFWDDQRQFVQVLPWRDRYGLDWVVIVTIPESDFMGEINANTRTTILLCFAALMTTTLLGMLTSRWITSPIEHLSNASQAIAGGDLNQKVEVKSIRELNSLSQAFNGMAQQLRDWVDLLEKRVSERTVQLAEATKEAETAKSSAIAANRAKSEFLANMSHELRTPLNAILGFAQVMNRDRELKPEQQENLGIITRSGEHLLSLINDVLDMSKIEAGRIALNQNDFDLYAVLETIEEMLILRANLKGLSLIIDRAEDLPRYIKTDEKKLRQVLLNLLGNAIKFTQKGHIWLRVQTQYIASVDSPEKTYLKFIVEDTGPGIAPQDLESLFEPFVQTEIGRQSEQGTGLGLAISRKFVQLMGGDLKVSSQLGQGASFEFQIPLELSDLAHIPRHQKTRRVVGLVPDQPRYRILVVDDRWENRQVIVKLLRPIGFEVQEAANGQEALALWSSWEPHLIWMDMRMPVMNGFEATQQIKSHLQGHATIIIALTASALIEEIPSIRAVGCDDFVRKPFLEHEIFDKIGQFLGVKYIYETLVISEPEATPIEQLTKSALTVMPPKWWLYLSDAASELDRDKITQLIVEIPVEHLALRKDLQRKVDNFDFDLIMNMAQQIENL
- a CDS encoding amino acid adenylation domain-containing protein codes for the protein MSNFCVHRWFEAQVVQTPNAIALIFGNQQFTYQQLNQRVNCLAHYLRRLGVQPETLVGLCLERSLDMMVGLLAILKAGGAYVPLDPSYPQERIALMLEDAQVSILLTQQCHSLDCEAKVVCLDTDWFQISQESSENPDNIVELHHLAYVIYTSGSTGKPKGVMIEHRSLMNFVRGGSEAYGIVAGDRVLQFASISFDTAIEEIFLTLVKGATLVLRTPEMLRSIRFFLQTCADLNLTVLDLPTAFWHKLCMELPSVQLPPSLRLVIIGGERAIPRWLEAWKKFVNPQIRLINTYGPTESTVVATYCDLAGSEAIMTEGDRLVPIGKPLPNIQTYVLDVAGESVYPEMTGELYLGGVSLARGYLNHPELTETHFLWKTIDGKDKIRLYQTGDLVRYRQDGNLEFLHRVDNQEKIRGFRIELGEIESFLEENLAVNEAVVVVREDVPGDKRLVAYVSYNLQGADGVESSRDRLEAEQINQWQFIHNKDEFNLSKDNWSRTFNISGWMSSYTGELIPDIEMQEWVDRTVDRILALKPHKVLEIGCGTGLILFRVAPHCTSYVGTDFSETSLQYIEQQLHHESINLPQVTLKQHKADELQEIEPQSFDTVIINSVIQYFPSIDYLITVIEQAANTIQPGGFIFIGDIRNYSLLEAFATSVELFPATNDSSTEELWGNIQKRLLQEEELTIDPAFFHALQQRLPQISAVQVLVKRGEFANELTQFRYDVVLEIASVISVGEAEEQRSRERDFAGEWIDWQKERLTIPKLRQLLQETNPPMLGIARVPNARVLTAVKAVELLKSSNCPETIGVLREELAVINSEIGVNPEDLWHLAQDLPYEVSISLMDGEKDGAYTVWLQHKSTKIGKQQPFQPSSSIEIKPWHAYANNPLQSKACQDVAVQLRTYLKQRLPDYMIPSAFVILDSLPLTANGKIDRRSLPAPASTRPILDNAFVPPQTKIEEELANIWTKILKIDLIGINDSFFELGGDSLRLMQLFAEIESHYQTVLSSQNFFQIPTITGLVEQITEIDKGTASSATERMSLTELQAETTPDISIEGETPDKNLWIAPKCIFLTGSTGFIGSFVLSELLQKTDAKIYCLVRAQSLTRAYQKLQQAFQKYLPGIPAYNSRIIPIMGDLARPLLGLSREQFQKLTETIDVIYHVGASVNLFYPYAALKAANVIGTRAILQLANAGKLKPVHYISTLDVFEPLAATGVSTIYEDDNIAQGDEITGGYAQSKWVAEQLVTRAGANGLPICIYRPGMVTGHSQSGLSNPEDLMCRLLMSFIQLKSAPQLDWTIDMTPVNYISQAIAHLSSQPESVGKTFHLVNPQPVPLDRVVHELNDFGHPIQQVGYERWQTMLKSRNNALSPLAKVVTEAIGEQHITRLEIWLAGNQLFDCQNTIMGLEGSGIACPIVNHEILEKYIGSLV